A single window of Candidatus Hydrogenedentota bacterium DNA harbors:
- a CDS encoding entericidin A/B family lipoprotein, whose product MRIAKQTILILTVVAVAGGIAGCNTVKGAGQDLKQGGQAIENAADRAAN is encoded by the coding sequence ATGCGTATTGCAAAGCAGACGATTCTGATTCTCACCGTGGTAGCCGTAGCGGGTGGCATTGCCGGATGCAACACGGTTAAGGGTGCCGGCCAGGACCTTAAGCAGGGTGGCCAGGCCATTGAGAATGCGGCTGACCGGGCGGCGAACTAG
- a CDS encoding cupin domain-containing protein, whose amino-acid sequence MKKFLLGFIVCAVAFKSFDTLALYSNKDVTATPLLKTTSTWNGAAIAYPSGTPEVSAMIVEIAAGGETGWHLHTAPSVAIILEGEIVVELKDGTSKYFKKGDALAEVVNTLHNGRNKGTVPAKLAVFYAGVSGLGLTVSEEPAAKPAL is encoded by the coding sequence ATGAAGAAATTTCTGCTCGGATTTATCGTATGTGCGGTGGCCTTCAAGTCTTTTGACACCCTCGCGCTCTATTCAAACAAAGACGTGACCGCCACGCCCCTGCTGAAGACCACGAGCACGTGGAACGGCGCCGCCATCGCCTATCCCTCGGGCACCCCCGAAGTGAGCGCGATGATCGTGGAAATCGCCGCAGGCGGGGAGACCGGCTGGCATCTCCACACCGCCCCATCGGTGGCCATCATTCTCGAAGGCGAAATTGTCGTCGAACTGAAGGACGGAACATCGAAGTACTTCAAGAAGGGCGATGCCCTGGCCGAGGTGGTGAACACCCTGCACAACGGCAGGAACAAAGGCACCGTACCAGCGAAGCTGGCGGTGTTCTACGCCGGCGTCTCCGGACTTGGCCTTACGGTCTCTGAGGAGCCGGCGGCGAAACCGG
- a CDS encoding class I SAM-dependent methyltransferase — MKRLRSVALLACALFPAPLFAADDPAINPEHSHERIPAQVMSYLGIDWLERDDREIVEQPDKVIAVMKLKSGDVVADIGSGSGYFTRRLAKAVLPDGKVYGVDIQPEMNAALEENCKKEGITNVEVVLGEEADPKLPPASIDWMLLVDVYHEFQQPKPMLAKMLEALKPGGRVALVEYRLLGDTAAHIKQEHRMSVEQVMAEWEPAGFVLETRHEFLPTQHLFIFQKPAGK; from the coding sequence ATGAAACGTTTACGTTCCGTCGCGCTCCTTGCTTGCGCTCTGTTTCCCGCCCCGCTTTTTGCTGCCGATGACCCCGCGATCAATCCCGAACACAGCCATGAGCGCATTCCAGCGCAGGTCATGAGCTACCTCGGCATCGACTGGCTTGAGCGCGATGATCGTGAAATCGTGGAACAGCCGGATAAGGTCATCGCAGTGATGAAACTGAAATCCGGCGACGTGGTGGCCGATATCGGCTCCGGTTCGGGCTATTTTACCCGCCGCCTCGCAAAGGCGGTCCTTCCAGACGGCAAGGTCTACGGGGTGGACATTCAGCCGGAGATGAACGCCGCTCTGGAAGAAAACTGCAAGAAGGAAGGCATCACCAACGTCGAGGTCGTGCTCGGGGAGGAGGCCGACCCCAAGCTTCCACCCGCCAGTATCGACTGGATGCTCCTCGTCGATGTCTACCATGAGTTCCAACAGCCCAAACCCATGCTCGCAAAAATGCTGGAGGCCCTGAAGCCTGGTGGCCGCGTCGCCCTCGTGGAATACCGGCTCCTGGGCGATACCGCGGCCCACATCAAACAGGAGCACCGCATGTCGGTCGAGCAGGTAATGGCCGAGTGGGAGCCCGCCGGATTTGTGCTCGAAACGCGCCATGAGTTCCTGCCCACGCAGCACCTATTCATTTTTCAGAAACCAGCCGGGAAGTAA
- the feoB gene encoding ferrous iron transport protein B: MAKTFALAGNPNVGKTAVFNALTGLSQTTGNYAGVTVSRTHGTIHLGEVKVDLADLPGTYSLAARSPDEIIVADILLNQRKDEAPVEGIIIVVDASNLERNLYFVSQLMELKKPFIVALNMMDIADRRGYAIDHEALGKALGAPVVPICAHTKLGIDELRKAVLQLHAGDVKISNAGCRFPDSQREAVARLSEVLRRHEQKLGRVVPAPEAGRILIDQGGYAEQRIARQLGPEFADELKVCREAALANGSNLAAQEAKARYAWVKEILAVSLERPATRRHSRSERIDNILTHKVFGTLFFLAIMMVVFQSIYSWAGPVMDGVDGLVGAIGDWAGGHLPEGGMLQSMLVDGVIAGVGGVIIFLPQILLLSLFISVLEDCGYMARAAFLMDKLLGWCGLSGQCFIPMLSSFACAIPGIMATRTISDRRDRFTTILVAPLMSCSARLPVYVIMIGAFVPDNKVLGGLFSLPALTLFLMYALGVAVAVPIAWILKNSIFKGEKPPFILEMPSYKVPQPGVVALKVYREGREFLQRAGTLIFAVTIVVWALAYFPRAESIAATYDAQRAQAEAAGLEAEALEQRLIEIDDLESGDYLRDSYLGRVGHLVEPVFRPLGWDWRIATATIASFPAREIIVATLGTLFNLGADETEESEGLLATLRGATWPDGRPLFNVAVALSIMVFFALCAQCGATLITIKRETGQWRWPLLTFAYMTVLAYVGAFIAFHAATLAGLGA; encoded by the coding sequence ATGGCCAAGACCTTTGCTCTGGCGGGCAACCCGAACGTGGGAAAGACCGCCGTCTTCAACGCGCTTACCGGCCTCTCCCAAACCACGGGCAACTACGCGGGCGTAACCGTCAGCCGAACCCACGGCACCATTCACCTCGGGGAAGTCAAAGTCGATCTGGCCGACCTGCCCGGTACCTACAGCCTCGCCGCCCGATCCCCCGATGAGATCATCGTGGCCGACATCCTGCTGAACCAGCGCAAGGACGAGGCGCCGGTAGAGGGCATCATCATCGTGGTGGATGCCTCCAATCTCGAGCGCAATCTCTATTTTGTATCTCAGCTTATGGAGTTGAAGAAGCCTTTCATCGTCGCGCTGAACATGATGGATATTGCGGATCGGCGCGGCTACGCGATCGATCACGAAGCCCTGGGCAAGGCCCTCGGCGCACCCGTGGTGCCCATCTGCGCCCACACGAAGCTGGGCATCGACGAACTGCGCAAGGCCGTTCTCCAGCTTCACGCGGGTGACGTGAAGATCTCAAACGCCGGCTGTCGTTTTCCCGACAGCCAGCGGGAGGCCGTGGCGCGCCTCTCCGAGGTGCTCCGTCGCCACGAGCAAAAGCTGGGACGGGTCGTGCCCGCGCCCGAAGCGGGCCGGATTCTGATCGATCAGGGCGGCTACGCGGAGCAGCGCATTGCACGCCAGTTGGGACCGGAGTTTGCCGATGAACTTAAGGTTTGCCGGGAAGCCGCCCTCGCCAACGGCAGCAACCTCGCAGCCCAGGAGGCGAAAGCCCGCTATGCCTGGGTTAAAGAAATTCTGGCCGTGTCGCTGGAGCGCCCGGCCACGCGTCGCCACAGCCGCTCGGAGCGAATCGACAACATCCTGACCCACAAAGTCTTCGGCACCCTCTTTTTCCTCGCCATCATGATGGTGGTCTTCCAGTCCATCTACTCCTGGGCCGGGCCCGTCATGGATGGTGTGGACGGCCTGGTGGGTGCTATTGGCGATTGGGCGGGCGGGCACTTACCCGAGGGCGGCATGCTTCAGAGCATGCTGGTCGATGGCGTCATCGCGGGCGTTGGCGGCGTGATAATCTTCCTGCCCCAGATCCTGTTGCTCAGTCTCTTCATCTCCGTGCTCGAAGATTGCGGTTACATGGCGCGCGCCGCCTTCCTCATGGATAAGCTCCTTGGCTGGTGCGGATTGAGCGGACAGTGCTTCATTCCCATGCTGTCCAGCTTCGCCTGCGCCATTCCCGGCATCATGGCCACGCGCACCATCTCGGATCGTCGCGACCGCTTCACAACAATCCTCGTCGCCCCGCTCATGAGTTGCTCTGCGCGTCTGCCGGTCTACGTGATCATGATCGGTGCCTTTGTGCCGGACAACAAAGTGCTGGGTGGCCTCTTCAGCCTGCCCGCCCTCACGCTTTTTCTCATGTACGCCCTCGGCGTGGCCGTGGCCGTACCCATCGCCTGGATCCTGAAGAATTCCATCTTCAAAGGCGAGAAACCGCCTTTCATCCTGGAAATGCCCTCCTACAAAGTGCCCCAGCCCGGCGTTGTCGCCCTCAAGGTGTACCGCGAAGGCCGAGAGTTCCTCCAGCGCGCGGGTACCCTCATCTTCGCCGTAACCATCGTCGTCTGGGCGCTGGCCTATTTCCCCCGGGCGGAAAGTATCGCGGCGACCTACGACGCCCAGCGCGCACAGGCCGAGGCGGCTGGCCTGGAAGCCGAAGCACTTGAACAGCGCCTGATAGAGATCGACGATCTGGAGTCGGGCGACTACCTCCGCGACAGCTATCTCGGGCGCGTGGGGCATCTGGTCGAGCCCGTGTTTCGCCCCCTCGGCTGGGATTGGCGCATCGCCACCGCCACCATCGCCAGTTTCCCCGCCCGCGAGATTATCGTGGCCACGCTGGGCACGCTCTTCAATCTGGGTGCGGACGAAACCGAGGAATCGGAGGGGCTGCTCGCCACGTTGCGCGGCGCCACCTGGCCCGATGGACGGCCCCTCTTCAACGTCGCGGTGGCCCTTTCCATCATGGTTTTTTTTGCGCTCTGCGCGCAGTGCGGCGCAACGCTCATCACCATCAAGCGCGAGACGGGGCAATGGCGCTGGCCTTTGCTCACTTTCGCCTACATGACCGTGCTGGCCTACGTGGGCGCATTCATCGCCTTCCACGCAGCTACCCTGGCCGGTTTGGGAGCCTAG
- a CDS encoding TVP38/TMEM64 family protein, producing MKTESGGTSRLPNLLAFTGLFAILSATAWSYFRGGLMAALLASHLSADAKIEVLRDFFLSWGPWAPLAYILFVTAEVVVAPLPGLMLYAPGGVIFGGFLGGLYSLASNLLGAAIACQVMRLIGEQLFGAGIRRNLEKLTPLLEKRGVWVVFFLRVNPFTSSDLVSYAAGLTPMPVWKVVLGTALGMAPLCWLQSYLAEGLMEAFPALVYPLLAACGLYALAVIWAIRQMSRKSEDGAAA from the coding sequence ATGAAAACCGAGTCCGGTGGCACCTCCCGCCTCCCCAATCTTCTGGCCTTCACCGGCCTTTTCGCCATCCTGTCGGCGACGGCTTGGTCGTACTTTCGGGGTGGACTCATGGCTGCCCTGCTGGCATCCCATCTATCGGCCGACGCGAAGATTGAGGTCCTGCGAGACTTCTTTCTGTCCTGGGGACCCTGGGCACCCCTGGCTTACATCCTCTTCGTTACGGCCGAGGTCGTGGTGGCACCCCTGCCCGGTCTGATGCTATACGCCCCCGGCGGGGTGATCTTCGGGGGCTTTCTGGGTGGTCTCTACTCGCTGGCGAGCAACCTGCTGGGCGCGGCCATCGCCTGTCAGGTCATGCGCCTGATTGGCGAGCAACTCTTTGGGGCGGGTATCCGCCGGAATCTGGAAAAGTTGACGCCGCTGCTGGAGAAACGGGGGGTTTGGGTGGTCTTCTTCCTGCGGGTCAATCCCTTTACCTCTTCGGACCTGGTTTCCTATGCAGCGGGGCTAACTCCCATGCCGGTGTGGAAGGTGGTATTGGGCACGGCCCTCGGCATGGCTCCGTTGTGCTGGCTTCAATCCTATCTTGCCGAAGGCCTTATGGAAGCCTTTCCGGCGCTGGTCTATCCCCTGCTTGCCGCTTGCGGCCTTTATGCGCTGGCGGTTATCTGGGCGATCCGTCAGATGAGCCGCAAGTCGGAAGACGGCGCAGCCGCCTGA
- a CDS encoding DUF1080 domain-containing protein, whose amino-acid sequence MAEPIWQDLFDGATLNGWTQKNGKAKYTVEDGAVVGTTVLGEPNSFLCTDTLYGDFILEYEFIVNPNMNSGVQIRSNSYPEYKDGRVHGYQVEIDPKERAWTAGIYDEARRGWLNNLENNPEARKAFKQNEWNHVRVECRGTSIKTWLNGVAAADLVDGMTARGFIALQVHSTKESEPMQVKWRKIRLQDLDRPFPVAKPEKDQRKG is encoded by the coding sequence ATGGCAGAGCCCATCTGGCAGGATCTTTTTGACGGTGCCACCCTCAACGGTTGGACCCAGAAGAATGGCAAAGCAAAATACACCGTGGAAGACGGCGCGGTCGTGGGTACCACAGTCCTCGGCGAGCCGAACAGTTTTCTCTGCACGGACACGCTCTACGGTGATTTTATTCTGGAATATGAGTTCATCGTCAACCCGAACATGAACTCCGGCGTCCAAATTCGCTCCAACAGCTATCCAGAGTACAAGGACGGTCGCGTCCACGGCTATCAGGTCGAAATTGACCCGAAAGAGCGTGCCTGGACCGCCGGCATCTACGACGAGGCCCGTCGCGGCTGGTTGAACAATCTCGAGAACAATCCAGAAGCCCGCAAAGCCTTCAAGCAGAACGAGTGGAATCATGTCCGTGTGGAGTGTCGTGGAACCTCGATCAAGACCTGGCTCAACGGCGTGGCGGCTGCCGATCTCGTGGACGGTATGACGGCCCGGGGTTTCATTGCGCTGCAGGTGCACAGCACCAAGGAGAGCGAGCCCATGCAGGTGAAGTGGCGGAAGATCCGCTTGCAGGATCTTGACCGTCCCTTCCCGGTGGCAAAGCCGGAGAAGGATCAGCGGAAGGGATAG
- a CDS encoding FeoB-associated Cys-rich membrane protein, translating to MAIEWVVVGAFLLYAVIYLGRYLYRMLKGKKTGCGCGDGGACKK from the coding sequence ATGGCCATTGAGTGGGTTGTCGTTGGCGCCTTTCTGCTTTACGCGGTCATCTACCTCGGCCGCTACCTCTACCGGATGCTCAAGGGCAAGAAAACCGGGTGCGGTTGCGGTGATGGTGGAGCCTGCAAAAAGTAA
- a CDS encoding ferrous iron transport protein A, translated as MRTLDQLKPKETGVVANLVGMGNIQQRLLEMGVSDGAEIEVLRFAPLGDPMEIFVRGFHLTLRKSEAALVELESR; from the coding sequence ATGCGTACCCTAGATCAATTGAAGCCGAAAGAAACAGGCGTTGTTGCCAACCTGGTGGGTATGGGCAACATCCAGCAGCGTCTGCTGGAAATGGGCGTCAGCGACGGCGCCGAAATCGAAGTGCTTCGCTTCGCGCCCCTCGGCGATCCGATGGAAATCTTCGTGCGGGGCTTTCATTTGACCCTGCGCAAATCGGAAGCAGCGCTGGTCGAACTCGAAAGCCGCTGA
- a CDS encoding VOC family protein, whose translation MVKHVDHINIVVTDLERSIRFYTELLGLKETRRARLTGDWIEAIVGLKGVEADVAFVQPLGGGPRIELIQYHAPRGEDFPAHSRPNTHGLRHIAFQIEDMEAMRGRLEAAGVHFFGPPVQVPGGVVEHDDGHKSLCYFLDPDGVLLELAAYV comes from the coding sequence ATGGTTAAGCATGTTGATCATATAAATATCGTCGTTACCGATCTGGAGCGATCGATCCGCTTCTACACCGAACTTCTCGGACTGAAGGAAACGCGGCGCGCGCGGCTGACCGGGGACTGGATCGAAGCCATCGTGGGGCTGAAGGGGGTCGAGGCTGATGTGGCCTTCGTTCAGCCGCTGGGCGGGGGCCCCCGAATCGAGTTGATTCAATACCACGCGCCCCGGGGCGAGGATTTCCCGGCCCATTCCAGGCCCAACACCCATGGCCTCCGACATATCGCCTTCCAAATCGAGGATATGGAGGCAATGCGGGGCCGTCTGGAAGCTGCGGGAGTTCACTTCTTCGGGCCACCCGTGCAGGTGCCGGGCGGAGTGGTGGAACACGACGACGGCCACAAGTCGCTGTGCTATTTCCTGGATCCGGATGGGGTCCTGCTGGAACTGGCTGCCTACGTGTAG
- a CDS encoding metal-dependent transcriptional regulator yields the protein MGKEMNDASHWREFENNPLSHSMAHYLMAIDSLRTEYGYARATDVAETLEVSRGAASMALAQLKKRGWVGEDHNRFLLLTEEGERIANLVEHNYLILSKFFERVLGVSKDTALGDACKMEHLMSMETGQRMLWLMKYLLSEEELAVKVRERMLSYDGGCGPHGKEACPICGATGECLVETGVVG from the coding sequence ATGGGTAAAGAAATGAATGACGCAAGCCACTGGCGAGAATTCGAAAACAACCCCCTTTCGCATTCCATGGCCCACTACCTCATGGCTATCGACAGCCTGAGGACGGAATACGGCTATGCCCGGGCGACCGATGTGGCGGAGACGCTGGAGGTGTCGCGGGGCGCGGCCAGCATGGCGCTCGCGCAATTGAAGAAGCGCGGCTGGGTCGGCGAAGACCACAACCGCTTTCTCCTGCTGACCGAAGAGGGCGAGCGCATCGCCAACCTCGTCGAGCACAATTACCTGATTCTGTCCAAGTTTTTCGAGCGGGTGCTCGGCGTGAGTAAAGACACGGCGCTGGGTGATGCCTGCAAGATGGAACATTTGATGAGTATGGAAACGGGCCAGCGCATGCTGTGGCTGATGAAGTATCTGTTGAGTGAAGAAGAGCTTGCCGTGAAAGTTCGCGAACGCATGTTGTCCTACGACGGCGGATGCGGCCCCCACGGCAAGGAAGCGTGCCCCATCTGCGGCGCCACCGGCGAATGTCTCGTCGAGACGGGCGTAGTGGGGTGA
- a CDS encoding Gfo/Idh/MocA family oxidoreductase, whose translation MKKPTSTRRQFLKHAAAAGSAFALPAIVPSTALGLDGATAPSERITMGLIGSGGQGTSNMEGFLAFKDVQMVAIADVDKAHREAAAMLVNTKYGTKDCALYNDFRELNDRPDIDAVIIATPDHWHALNAIDAIKKGKDTYVQKPLTWSVQEGRALCEAVKKHNRILQTGSQQRSNDRFRQACELVRNGRIGTLKYINIGIPDNNKTCDPTWSPEPVPEGFDYDFWLGPAPAAEYHHQRCHYEFRFILDYSGGQVTNFGAHNLDIAQWGLGMDDSGPVEVYGNGLFPESGLFTTATQVFFECAYANGVRLTCKTGKFGMAFEGTEGTIYVDRKRIEATPPEILNEKIGDGEIHLYKSEDHYRNFADCVKSRKDPICTAEIGHRSATICNIGNIAMRLGRKLAWDPDAERFKGDDEANAMLGRTMRGNWTLDA comes from the coding sequence ATGAAGAAGCCCACTTCCACCCGCCGCCAGTTCCTGAAACACGCCGCCGCCGCGGGTAGCGCCTTTGCCCTTCCCGCCATCGTACCGTCGACCGCGTTGGGTCTCGACGGTGCCACCGCGCCGAGCGAGCGCATCACCATGGGGCTCATCGGCAGCGGGGGGCAGGGCACATCCAACATGGAAGGCTTTCTGGCTTTCAAGGATGTCCAGATGGTCGCCATTGCCGATGTGGACAAAGCCCACCGCGAAGCAGCCGCCATGCTTGTTAATACGAAGTACGGCACGAAGGACTGCGCCCTCTACAACGATTTCAGGGAGCTGAATGATCGACCGGATATTGATGCGGTGATAATCGCCACCCCCGATCATTGGCACGCGCTCAATGCTATCGACGCCATCAAGAAGGGAAAAGATACCTACGTCCAGAAACCGTTGACTTGGTCGGTTCAAGAAGGCCGGGCGCTGTGCGAAGCGGTGAAGAAGCACAACAGGATTCTCCAGACCGGCAGCCAGCAGCGCTCCAACGACCGTTTCCGCCAGGCCTGTGAACTCGTGCGCAACGGTCGCATCGGAACCTTGAAGTACATCAACATCGGCATACCGGACAACAACAAGACCTGCGACCCCACGTGGTCGCCGGAGCCGGTGCCCGAAGGTTTCGACTACGATTTCTGGCTGGGGCCCGCCCCGGCTGCGGAATACCATCACCAGCGCTGCCACTACGAGTTTCGCTTTATCCTCGATTACTCCGGTGGCCAGGTGACCAACTTCGGCGCGCACAATCTGGATATCGCCCAATGGGGCCTGGGTATGGACGACTCCGGACCCGTCGAGGTGTATGGCAACGGACTTTTTCCCGAGTCTGGTCTGTTCACAACGGCGACGCAGGTGTTCTTCGAATGCGCCTATGCCAATGGTGTGCGACTAACCTGCAAGACGGGTAAGTTCGGAATGGCCTTTGAAGGCACTGAGGGCACCATCTACGTGGACCGCAAGCGCATTGAGGCCACACCCCCGGAAATACTCAACGAGAAGATCGGCGACGGTGAAATCCACCTCTACAAGAGTGAGGACCACTACCGAAACTTCGCGGACTGTGTGAAGTCGCGCAAGGACCCCATCTGCACCGCCGAGATTGGTCATCGCTCCGCGACCATCTGCAACATCGGCAATATCGCCATGCGCCTCGGTCGTAAACTGGCGTGGGACCCCGACGCCGAGCGTTTCAAGGGTGATGACGAGGCCAATGCAATGCTGGGCAGGACCATGCGCGGCAACTGGACGCTGGACGCGTAA